A single genomic interval of Croceibacter atlanticus HTCC2559 harbors:
- a CDS encoding DUF7619 domain-containing protein, whose product MKQILLLISLLFTSIFYAQCPTGNFADLRTQADVDDFGANFPNCTTLIDLRIGTTAVSTDQITDLSPLSSLTTVQDLLVIENDDLLNLNGLGNITVENLTITQNESLQSISTSQIEVTSQLRILDNPSLVSLEGFEGTTMLQVLEISNNPITSLSGLDNLTTVTFSAAINDNDALLNLSGLGGLTLARGLSVNQNNNLQNLNGVGMLTVDNLGISSNVAMSEISTTTSINVTVNLEVNNNTSLDNFTGLEETTHLQDLRLSNNAITSFTGLNNLVEISDFFRIIQSPNITNFTGLDNLGIIESLEVNNNSSLTNLNGLPDATLSFVLISNNPVLQQIATTNTLQVTESLQVLLNDDLNNLQGLETTTSLSNVSISSNTISSLVGLENLTEVTGFLTIASNIILPNLTGLTNLQSVMTLVVEFNEDLINLDGLGSTTIQELAVTDNPSMSSIALTSELEGMQEIEIVDNALLTDLTGLENIVSTSFIGLSGNGITSLNGLQNLESVQNSFIINTNDMLPNLNGLTSLQYVESLTVGLNETMVNLNGVGDIQVAALRLTLSPNVQQPLTQGSIAVTSSIAIEDNPNITNLNGLETTTQVSSISIERNPLLFNINSLENATVVGNVQIIDNAALSNCSIESFCLAIAAGNTNFNIANNATGCNSLQEIEQGCIGVVNSLTGTISFDIDNNGCSTGNTPSEGILVSVENSNGILSTLTDSNGNYVLLLSDNEYTVYINEQSLPSDVSFSPASQTVLFTESETEVTADFCLTSSSSYDDLAVSIFPLEEARPGFETDYLINFENNGTTVLNPTITLMFEDTKMNYLSSTPQETSVTSNMVTWSFSNLQPFQSGSIVFTTDIFQPPTVNGDDILSYTVTISPNSNDAIPEDNSQVFEQIVVNSFDPNDKQVTQGESILEAEVPNYLDYLVRFQNTGTASAVNITVTDTLSNNLQWGTLKAVASSHEYRLEVEDGNIVKFIFEDIFLPAEQDDSEGSNGYVAFRIKPVASLTIGESVENTANIFFDFNEPIITNTVTTEVVAPLSVPETSMPENILIYPNPVNSYLNVETVSGNTVTSIVVTTLTGQRLLTSKNTSINLTSLTKGIYFVTVTTQQEKFIKRIIKD is encoded by the coding sequence ATGAAACAAATACTACTTTTAATTAGTCTTCTTTTTACATCAATATTTTATGCACAATGTCCTACAGGAAATTTTGCAGATTTAAGAACACAAGCCGATGTCGATGATTTTGGCGCCAACTTTCCAAACTGTACCACACTTATTGATTTAAGAATAGGGACAACTGCAGTATCTACAGATCAAATTACAGACCTTTCGCCACTTTCTTCATTAACTACTGTTCAAGACTTACTAGTTATAGAAAATGATGATCTTTTAAACTTAAACGGTTTAGGAAATATAACTGTAGAGAATCTTACTATTACTCAAAATGAATCTTTACAAAGCATTTCTACTAGTCAAATTGAAGTCACCTCTCAACTAAGAATTCTTGATAATCCCTCATTAGTTAGTTTAGAAGGTTTTGAAGGAACAACAATGTTACAAGTTTTAGAGATTAGTAATAACCCTATAACTTCTCTTTCAGGATTAGATAATCTCACAACTGTAACATTTTCTGCAGCAATTAATGACAATGACGCTCTATTAAACTTATCTGGTCTTGGAGGCTTAACCTTAGCTCGCGGATTAAGTGTAAACCAAAATAATAATCTTCAAAATTTAAATGGAGTTGGAATGCTTACTGTTGATAATTTAGGTATAAGCTCTAATGTTGCTATGTCTGAAATTTCTACAACGACGAGCATAAATGTTACTGTAAATTTAGAAGTGAATAATAATACTTCCTTGGATAATTTTACTGGCTTAGAAGAGACAACTCACCTTCAAGATCTTCGCCTTTCAAACAACGCCATAACATCATTTACTGGATTAAATAATCTTGTGGAGATAAGTGATTTTTTCAGAATTATACAATCTCCAAATATTACAAACTTTACAGGTTTAGATAATTTAGGAATTATAGAAAGTTTAGAAGTTAATAATAATAGTAGCCTAACTAACCTTAATGGATTGCCTGATGCTACCTTGTCTTTTGTCCTTATAAGCAATAATCCTGTACTACAGCAAATTGCGACAACAAATACATTACAGGTGACAGAAAGCTTGCAGGTTTTGTTAAACGACGACCTAAATAACTTACAAGGACTTGAAACAACAACAAGCTTAAGTAATGTCTCAATTAGTAGCAATACTATTTCTTCTTTAGTGGGCTTAGAAAATTTAACTGAGGTAACAGGGTTTTTAACTATAGCTTCTAATATTATATTACCTAACCTTACAGGCCTTACCAATTTACAGAGTGTAATGACATTAGTTGTAGAGTTTAATGAGGATTTGATTAACTTAGATGGTTTGGGTAGCACTACTATTCAAGAGTTAGCTGTTACAGATAATCCATCAATGTCTTCAATAGCATTAACAAGTGAACTTGAAGGGATGCAAGAAATTGAAATAGTGGACAATGCTCTGTTAACAGATCTAACTGGATTAGAGAATATTGTTTCAACCTCATTTATCGGTCTTAGCGGAAATGGTATAACATCACTAAATGGGTTGCAAAATTTAGAGAGCGTTCAAAATTCCTTTATTATAAATACTAACGATATGTTACCCAACTTGAATGGTTTAACTAGCCTTCAATATGTTGAGTCACTTACCGTAGGTCTTAACGAGACAATGGTTAATTTAAATGGTGTTGGTGATATACAGGTTGCAGCATTAAGGCTTACACTTAGTCCTAATGTACAACAACCATTAACGCAAGGTTCAATAGCTGTAACATCTAGCATAGCTATTGAAGATAATCCTAATATCACAAACTTAAATGGGTTAGAAACTACAACTCAAGTTAGTTCTATTAGTATTGAAAGAAACCCTTTATTATTTAATATTAATAGCTTGGAAAATGCAACTGTAGTAGGAAATGTGCAAATTATAGATAATGCCGCGTTGTCTAATTGTAGTATAGAGAGCTTTTGTCTGGCCATTGCAGCAGGAAATACAAATTTTAATATTGCCAATAACGCAACAGGTTGTAATTCATTACAAGAAATTGAACAAGGCTGTATAGGTGTTGTTAACTCTCTTACAGGAACTATTTCTTTCGATATAGATAACAATGGCTGTAGTACAGGAAACACACCATCAGAAGGCATACTTGTTAGTGTAGAAAATTCAAACGGAATACTATCAACACTTACAGATAGTAATGGTAACTATGTGTTATTATTATCTGATAATGAATATACGGTATATATAAATGAACAATCTTTACCAAGTGATGTTTCGTTTTCTCCTGCAAGTCAAACTGTTTTATTCACAGAATCTGAAACAGAGGTAACTGCAGATTTCTGCCTAACATCTTCAAGTTCTTATGACGACCTAGCAGTTTCAATTTTTCCATTAGAAGAAGCACGACCAGGTTTTGAAACAGATTATTTAATCAATTTTGAGAATAACGGAACTACAGTTTTAAATCCCACTATAACTTTAATGTTTGAAGATACTAAGATGAATTACCTTAGTAGTACACCTCAAGAGACTTCAGTAACTAGTAATATGGTAACTTGGAGTTTTAGCAACTTGCAGCCATTTCAAAGTGGCTCTATTGTGTTTACTACAGACATTTTTCAGCCACCAACAGTTAATGGAGACGATATCCTAAGCTATACAGTAACAATATCTCCAAACTCAAATGATGCTATTCCAGAAGATAATAGTCAGGTTTTCGAGCAAATAGTAGTAAATTCTTTTGATCCAAATGACAAGCAAGTAACACAAGGTGAAAGTATTTTAGAAGCAGAAGTGCCTAATTATTTAGATTACCTGGTTCGTTTCCAAAATACAGGTACAGCAAGTGCTGTAAATATAACAGTAACAGATACATTATCTAATAATTTACAATGGGGAACTTTAAAAGCAGTAGCTTCTAGTCATGAGTACAGATTAGAGGTAGAAGATGGAAACATTGTAAAATTTATTTTTGAAGATATATTTCTTCCTGCAGAACAAGATGACTCAGAAGGTAGTAACGGGTATGTTGCATTTAGAATAAAGCCAGTAGCAAGCCTTACAATTGGAGAGTCTGTAGAAAATACTGCAAATATCTTTTTCGATTTTAATGAGCCAATCATCACCAACACTGTAACTACAGAGGTAGTGGCGCCACTTAGTGTCCCAGAAACTAGTATGCCCGAAAATATATTGATTTATCCTAATCCAGTAAATTCGTATTTAAATGTAGAAACTGTTTCAGGTAATACAGTCACATCAATAGTAGTAACAACGTTAACGGGGCAACGTTTATTAACATCAAAGAACACCTCTATTAATTTAACTTCTCTAACTAAAGGTATTTACTTTGTGACAGTTACAACCCAGCAAGAAAAATTTATAAAACGAATAATAAAAGATTAA
- a CDS encoding tetratricopeptide repeat protein produces MRYIILAIILCFSLNGVAQSNYEKGLQSFNKENYNTAKSYFQAYLKENPNHKQTKEYLGDIAGHSKDWDTALDYYKELLDASPKNANYHFKYGGSLGLKCLEMNKVKAVFYIDDIKYHLNEAAKLDPNHIEVRWALVELYIQLPGILGGSESKSQEYAEQLYKISPVDGHLSRGYIAEYSNRPKDAEVHYKKAIEIGGSPHTYEKLTKLYEENNEPEKAVNTLEDSLKKYDRNQLNYQIAKICAQYNIKPQTGLVYADRYIQNHSIKDGVPLDWAYLRKAQMYRHMGNRSKASYWIQEALKDRSDFKEALQERSLILDM; encoded by the coding sequence ATGAGATATATAATTTTAGCAATCATACTTTGCTTCTCGCTAAATGGTGTTGCGCAATCTAATTATGAAAAAGGACTGCAATCATTTAACAAAGAGAACTATAATACAGCTAAATCTTACTTTCAGGCTTATCTCAAAGAAAATCCAAATCACAAACAAACAAAGGAATACCTTGGTGATATTGCTGGTCACTCTAAAGATTGGGACACCGCTTTAGATTATTATAAAGAGCTTTTAGACGCGTCTCCAAAAAATGCCAATTATCACTTTAAATATGGAGGTTCACTAGGGCTTAAATGTCTTGAGATGAATAAAGTTAAAGCTGTGTTTTATATAGATGATATTAAGTACCACTTAAATGAAGCAGCTAAACTGGACCCTAACCATATAGAAGTAAGATGGGCTTTGGTTGAGCTTTATATACAGTTGCCAGGCATATTGGGTGGAAGCGAGTCTAAATCTCAGGAGTATGCAGAGCAGCTTTATAAAATTAGTCCTGTAGATGGGCACTTGTCTAGAGGATATATAGCAGAATACAGTAACAGACCTAAAGATGCAGAAGTACACTATAAAAAAGCTATAGAGATTGGTGGCTCACCTCACACGTACGAGAAACTAACTAAACTTTACGAGGAAAACAATGAGCCAGAAAAAGCTGTAAATACATTGGAAGACAGCTTGAAAAAATATGACAGGAATCAACTTAATTACCAAATTGCAAAAATTTGTGCCCAATATAATATTAAGCCACAAACTGGTTTGGTGTATGCAGACAGATATATACAAAATCACTCTATAAAAGATGGCGTACCATTAGACTGGGCGTATTTACGAAAAGCACAAATGTATAGGCATATGGGTAATAGGAGCAAAGCCTCATATTGGATTCAGGAAGCTTTAAAAGATCGTTCAGACTTTAAAGAAGCACTACAAGAACGCTCACTAATTCTAGATATGTAG
- a CDS encoding M3 family metallopeptidase, translating to MTQDKNPLLEQFEEAPFSRIKDEHFKPAIEALVKETKAEIDVITSNKDEPTFKNTIEALEFSGMQLDRVTSIFFNLNSAETSENLQKIAQEISPLLSEFGNDITLNKALFERVKAVYNNKSKFNLSEEQEMLLNKKYKSFTRNGANLNAEDQKKLREIDNELSKLKLKFGENVLAETNNFQLHITDLEKLKGLPESILNDAKELAKSQNKPGYIFTLHYPSYVPFMKYASNRELRKEMSLAYGSRCYKNNEYNNEENVLKIVSLRYKRAKLLGYKTHSDYVLEERMAKDPDTVYSFLNDLLEKAKPVAIKQFKELEDFARKLDDIDQLQKWDGAYYTEKLKKQSFSLDDEELKPYFKLENVISGVFKISEKLFNLTFEEVFNIEKYHEDVKTFKVYEEGKFKALFYADFHPRSGKRPGAWMTSFKSQYIKDGINHRPHISNVCNFSKPSKDKPSLLTFNEVTTLFHEFGHALHGILADTIYPSLSGTSVSWDFVELPSQLLENWCYEKEALELFAFHYKTGEIIPTRFINKIKELNKFQEGFQTLRQISFGILDMDWHNINPNKIKLISEQEFNSFKTTKLYPETTDNLMSTSFAHIFQGGYSSGYYSYKWAEVLDADTFDYFKTKGIFNPDLSFSFKENILSKGGTISPEILYKKFRGKNPSNKGLIERAGLN from the coding sequence ATGACACAAGACAAAAATCCTTTATTAGAACAATTTGAAGAAGCTCCTTTTTCTCGAATAAAAGATGAACACTTTAAGCCAGCAATAGAAGCACTAGTTAAAGAAACAAAAGCAGAAATTGATGTAATTACTTCCAATAAGGATGAACCAACTTTCAAAAATACTATAGAAGCTTTAGAGTTTAGCGGAATGCAACTTGATAGAGTTACTAGTATCTTCTTTAATTTAAATTCTGCAGAAACATCTGAGAATCTTCAAAAAATAGCTCAAGAGATCTCTCCACTATTATCGGAATTTGGAAATGATATAACTTTAAACAAAGCATTATTTGAACGCGTTAAAGCTGTTTATAATAACAAATCGAAATTCAACTTAAGTGAAGAGCAAGAAATGTTATTAAATAAAAAATATAAAAGCTTTACACGTAATGGTGCAAACTTAAATGCTGAAGATCAAAAAAAGCTTAGAGAGATAGATAATGAACTCTCAAAGTTAAAATTGAAATTTGGAGAAAATGTTTTAGCAGAAACTAACAACTTTCAATTACACATTACAGACTTAGAAAAATTAAAAGGTTTACCTGAATCTATTTTGAATGATGCTAAAGAATTAGCTAAATCACAAAATAAACCAGGCTATATATTTACTCTTCATTACCCAAGCTATGTTCCTTTTATGAAGTACGCTTCTAACAGGGAACTCAGAAAAGAAATGTCGTTAGCATATGGCTCTCGATGTTATAAAAACAATGAGTATAATAATGAGGAAAATGTTTTAAAAATTGTTTCTCTAAGATATAAAAGAGCAAAGTTATTAGGATACAAAACACATTCTGATTATGTATTAGAAGAACGAATGGCAAAAGATCCAGATACTGTGTATAGCTTCTTAAATGATTTATTAGAAAAAGCTAAACCTGTCGCCATTAAACAATTCAAAGAATTAGAAGATTTTGCTAGAAAATTAGATGATATAGATCAGCTTCAAAAATGGGATGGTGCATATTATACAGAAAAATTAAAAAAACAGAGCTTCAGTTTAGATGATGAAGAACTCAAACCATATTTCAAACTTGAAAATGTAATTAGTGGAGTTTTTAAAATTTCAGAAAAACTATTTAATCTAACATTTGAAGAAGTATTTAATATTGAAAAATATCACGAAGATGTAAAAACGTTTAAGGTTTATGAAGAAGGTAAGTTCAAAGCACTATTTTATGCTGACTTCCATCCTAGATCAGGTAAGCGACCAGGTGCTTGGATGACCTCTTTTAAGTCTCAATATATTAAAGATGGTATTAATCACAGACCTCATATTTCTAATGTTTGTAATTTCTCAAAACCATCTAAGGACAAACCTTCATTATTAACTTTTAATGAAGTAACAACACTATTTCATGAATTTGGTCATGCACTTCATGGAATATTAGCAGACACAATTTATCCAAGTTTATCAGGGACGTCAGTATCTTGGGATTTCGTAGAACTACCTAGCCAATTATTAGAAAATTGGTGTTATGAAAAAGAGGCACTAGAATTATTTGCGTTTCATTATAAAACTGGAGAAATTATACCCACAAGGTTTATTAACAAAATTAAAGAATTAAATAAATTTCAAGAAGGGTTTCAGACCTTAAGACAAATTAGTTTTGGTATTTTAGATATGGATTGGCATAATATTAATCCAAATAAAATAAAACTTATTAGTGAGCAAGAGTTTAATTCTTTTAAAACAACAAAACTATACCCTGAAACAACTGATAACTTAATGAGTACTTCTTTTGCACATATTTTTCAAGGAGGTTATTCCTCTGGCTATTATAGTTATAAATGGGCTGAAGTATTAGATGCAGATACATTTGATTATTTTAAAACTAAAGGAATATTTAACCCTGATTTATCTTTTAGCTTTAAAGAAAATATACTTTCAAAAGGAGGGACAATATCTCCCGAAATTCTTTATAAAAAATTCAGAGGTAAAAACCCTTCAAATAAAGGCTTAATTGAAAGGGCAGGATTAAATTAA
- a CDS encoding DUF4136 domain-containing protein, translating into MRGLSLLFVALLVMSCGGPKPIVDYDSEANFSTFTTYNIFPDIQTNLSQLDEKRLYSALDDALKEKGITKSRFPDLYINVYTIQYEDVNPNTIGIGFGGGGNVGVGVSGGIPLGKSRVNFLKLTLDIIDESTDNLIWQAVSEQKFNLNTSPEYRLNYFKKLISKMLKSYPPKE; encoded by the coding sequence ATGAGAGGTTTAAGTTTACTTTTTGTTGCACTATTAGTAATGTCTTGCGGTGGTCCTAAGCCGATTGTAGATTATGATAGTGAAGCAAATTTTTCAACCTTTACGACGTATAATATTTTTCCAGACATACAAACAAACTTGAGCCAGTTAGATGAAAAGCGATTATATAGTGCTTTAGATGATGCTTTAAAGGAAAAAGGAATTACTAAATCAAGATTTCCAGATCTTTATATAAATGTATATACTATACAGTATGAAGATGTAAACCCAAACACAATTGGTATTGGTTTTGGTGGTGGCGGTAATGTAGGCGTTGGCGTTTCTGGTGGCATTCCGTTAGGTAAGAGTAGAGTCAACTTTCTTAAACTTACGCTGGATATAATAGATGAATCTACAGATAATCTTATTTGGCAAGCAGTTTCAGAACAAAAGTTTAATTTAAACACCTCTCCAGAATACAGGTTAAATTACTTTAAGAAATTAATTTCAAAAATGCTTAAAAGCTATCCACCTAAAGAATAA
- the purE gene encoding 5-(carboxyamino)imidazole ribonucleotide mutase, translating into MPKVGIIMGSTSDMPVMQDAIDILREFNIDIEVDIVSAHRTPEKLFDYSKNAHNRGINVIIAGAGGAAHLPGMVASLSPLPVIGVPVKSSNSIDGWDSVLSILQMPGGVPVATVALNGAKNAGILAAQIIGSSNSEILETIIDYKESLKQKVIDGAKSISTNK; encoded by the coding sequence ATGCCAAAAGTTGGAATTATCATGGGAAGTACTAGCGATATGCCAGTTATGCAAGACGCTATAGATATTTTAAGGGAATTTAATATAGATATTGAAGTTGATATTGTTTCTGCTCACAGAACACCAGAGAAGTTATTTGATTACAGTAAGAATGCTCACAATCGGGGCATAAATGTAATTATAGCTGGTGCTGGTGGTGCAGCACATTTACCAGGAATGGTTGCTTCACTTTCACCTTTACCTGTTATTGGTGTTCCTGTAAAATCAAGCAATTCAATTGATGGTTGGGATTCTGTTCTTTCTATTTTACAAATGCCTGGAGGCGTACCTGTAGCAACAGTAGCTCTCAACGGAGCTAAAAATGCAGGAATACTCGCCGCTCAAATTATAGGTAGTAGTAATTCTGAAATACTTGAAACAATTATTGACTATAAAGAAAGTTTGAAACAAAAGGTAATTGATGGCGCAAAATCCATAAGTACTAATAAGTAA
- a CDS encoding adenylate kinase — protein MVKLHDKQFEKFIGNDAINHAINGIAVKLNDELKDKRPVFLTVLNGAFLFSAEIIKRFNYECELSFIKVASYEGMQQGEITTVMGAEPSLKGRTVVVVEDIVDSGNTIEAIMQILDNEGAEIIKIATLCYKPSAYGKHYKLDYVGLEIDNTFIVGYGLDYKGLGRNLKDIYKHKPTKMTNIVLFGPPGAGKGTQAEVLKEKYNLVHISTGDVFRYNIKNATELGTLAKSYMDKGHLVPDEVTIKMLNAEVDKNADANGFIFDGFPRTEAQAEALSKLMDEKDSQIDAMIALEVEDEVLVQRLLERGKTSGRKDDANEDVIRNRIKVYYNETAILKDYYQKKDKYHGINGVGSINEITERLSKAIDKL, from the coding sequence ATGGTAAAATTACACGACAAACAGTTTGAGAAATTTATAGGCAATGATGCTATTAATCACGCTATCAATGGCATTGCTGTAAAATTAAATGATGAGCTAAAGGATAAACGACCTGTATTTTTAACAGTATTAAATGGCGCATTTTTGTTTTCTGCAGAAATAATAAAACGCTTTAATTATGAGTGTGAATTAAGCTTTATAAAGGTAGCGTCTTATGAAGGAATGCAACAGGGCGAAATCACAACAGTAATGGGTGCAGAGCCTTCTCTTAAAGGACGTACAGTTGTAGTAGTTGAGGATATTGTAGATTCTGGTAATACGATTGAAGCTATTATGCAGATTCTTGATAATGAAGGTGCAGAAATTATAAAAATAGCAACTCTTTGTTATAAACCATCTGCATACGGTAAGCATTACAAATTAGATTATGTAGGCTTAGAAATAGATAATACATTTATTGTAGGATACGGTTTAGATTATAAAGGTCTAGGCAGAAACCTAAAAGATATATATAAACATAAACCAACAAAAATGACTAACATCGTTCTATTTGGCCCTCCAGGCGCAGGAAAAGGAACTCAAGCAGAAGTATTAAAGGAAAAATATAACCTTGTACACATATCTACAGGAGATGTATTTCGCTATAATATTAAAAATGCTACAGAATTAGGAACACTTGCTAAATCTTATATGGATAAAGGACACCTAGTTCCAGATGAAGTTACTATTAAAATGCTTAATGCCGAAGTAGATAAAAATGCAGACGCAAACGGTTTTATTTTTGATGGTTTTCCAAGAACAGAAGCACAGGCAGAAGCTCTTTCTAAATTAATGGATGAAAAAGACTCGCAAATAGATGCTATGATTGCTTTAGAGGTAGAAGATGAAGTTTTAGTACAGCGCCTATTAGAACGCGGTAAAACTTCAGGCAGAAAAGATGATGCCAATGAGGATGTTATACGAAACCGAATTAAAGTGTATTATAATGAAACTGCAATTTTAAAAGATTACTACCAAAAGAAAGATAAATACCATGGTATAAATGGTGTAGGTAGTATTAATGAAATTACAGAAAGACTAAGTAAAGCTATAGATAAGCTTTAA
- the obgE gene encoding GTPase ObgE: MTEGNFVDYVKLHLKSGKGGQGSAHMRREKYIEKGGPDGGDGGRGGHVIIKGNKNLWTLYHLKFKRHISAGHGEHGRKQEMSGADGEDQYIDVPLGTVIRDKETEEILHEVINDGQEIIIAKGGLGGRGNTHFKNSVNQTPRYAQPGLEGEEIDVTVELKILADVGLVGFPNAGKSTLLSVITAAKPKIANYEFTTLKPSLGIVEYRDYQTFVMADIPGIIEGAAEGKGLGHRFLRHIERNSTLLFLIPADAPDIVEQYQVLLDELRRYNPELLDKDKLIAISKSDMLDEELKGELDASIKGKFNNVPYLFISSVAQQGLQQLKDKLWQMLNN, from the coding sequence ATGACTGAAGGAAATTTTGTTGACTATGTAAAGCTGCACCTTAAATCTGGTAAAGGCGGACAAGGATCTGCACACATGCGCAGAGAAAAGTATATAGAAAAAGGAGGCCCAGATGGTGGTGATGGTGGTCGTGGTGGTCACGTTATTATTAAAGGAAATAAAAACCTTTGGACATTATACCACCTTAAGTTTAAAAGACACATTAGTGCTGGCCATGGAGAACATGGTAGAAAACAAGAAATGTCTGGCGCAGATGGTGAGGATCAATATATAGACGTGCCTCTAGGTACGGTTATAAGAGATAAAGAAACAGAAGAAATTCTTCATGAAGTCATTAATGATGGCCAAGAAATAATTATTGCAAAAGGAGGTTTAGGCGGCCGTGGCAACACACACTTTAAGAACAGTGTAAATCAAACTCCTAGGTACGCACAACCTGGTTTAGAAGGCGAAGAAATAGATGTTACTGTTGAGCTTAAAATACTAGCAGATGTTGGTTTGGTAGGTTTTCCAAATGCAGGAAAGTCTACATTATTGTCTGTAATTACTGCTGCAAAACCTAAGATTGCCAATTATGAGTTTACAACCTTAAAGCCAAGTTTGGGTATTGTAGAGTACCGAGATTACCAGACCTTTGTAATGGCAGACATTCCTGGAATTATTGAAGGTGCTGCAGAAGGAAAAGGTTTAGGGCATCGCTTTTTAAGACATATAGAACGCAACTCAACCCTATTATTTTTAATACCTGCAGACGCTCCAGATATTGTTGAGCAGTATCAGGTATTGTTAGATGAGCTACGCCGTTACAACCCAGAACTGTTAGATAAAGACAAGCTTATTGCAATATCTAAAAGCGATATGTTAGATGAAGAGTTAAAAGGAGAGTTAGACGCTTCAATTAAGGGTAAATTTAATAACGTTCCTTATTTATTTATTTCATCTGTTGCGCAACAAGGGCTACAACAACTTAAAGACAAGCTGTGGCAAATGCTTAATAATTAA
- a CDS encoding 5-(carboxyamino)imidazole ribonucleotide synthase: MNNYFSSDFTIGILGGGQLGKMLLYETRKYDIRTHVLDPNPQAPCKISCNKFTEGSLMDYDTVYNFGKQVDVLTFEIEAVNVEALEALEKEGKTVYPSAQTLRKIQNKGVQKEFYESNGIPTAQFKRYETKQLLTEAIVRKEHSFPFVWKSCEGGYDGKGVSVIRDDEDLIPLPEVSCIAEEMIPFKNELAVIVVRNPKGDVKTYPVVEMEFHPEANQVEYVICPARIEKTIADKARTVAKKVSESFEHVGILAVELFQTHNDEILVNEVAPRPHNSGHFSIEGSFTNQFEQHLRAILNLTLGSTKSKVGSVMVNLVGEEGYTGQVYYENIENIMSLNGVTPHIYGKRETRPFRKMGHVTIIDEDINEARRVAEKVKQKIKVISK, translated from the coding sequence ATGAACAACTACTTTTCTTCAGATTTTACTATAGGTATTCTTGGCGGAGGCCAGCTAGGTAAAATGTTATTATACGAAACACGTAAATACGATATTAGGACTCATGTACTAGATCCTAATCCTCAAGCTCCTTGTAAAATTTCATGTAATAAATTTACAGAAGGTAGTTTAATGGATTATGACACAGTTTATAACTTTGGAAAACAAGTTGATGTCTTAACTTTTGAAATAGAAGCTGTTAATGTTGAAGCGTTAGAAGCATTAGAAAAAGAAGGAAAAACAGTATATCCTTCTGCTCAAACACTTAGAAAAATACAGAACAAGGGTGTACAAAAAGAGTTTTACGAATCTAATGGTATACCTACAGCTCAATTTAAACGCTATGAAACCAAACAACTCTTAACTGAAGCTATAGTTAGAAAAGAACATAGTTTTCCTTTTGTATGGAAAAGTTGTGAAGGCGGTTATGATGGTAAAGGTGTGAGCGTTATTAGAGATGATGAAGATCTTATACCGTTACCCGAGGTTTCTTGTATAGCAGAGGAAATGATTCCCTTTAAAAATGAACTTGCAGTAATTGTTGTAAGAAATCCTAAAGGTGATGTTAAAACATATCCCGTAGTGGAAATGGAATTTCATCCTGAAGCTAACCAAGTAGAATATGTTATATGTCCTGCAAGGATAGAAAAAACTATTGCAGACAAAGCTAGAACTGTGGCTAAAAAAGTCTCTGAGTCTTTTGAGCACGTGGGTATTTTAGCTGTAGAGTTATTCCAGACACATAACGATGAGATACTAGTAAATGAAGTAGCGCCAAGACCACATAACTCAGGTCATTTTAGCATAGAAGGTAGCTTCACAAATCAATTTGAACAACACTTAAGAGCTATCTTAAATTTAACTTTAGGAAGTACAAAAAGTAAAGTTGGGAGTGTTATGGTAAACCTTGTTGGTGAGGAAGGCTATACTGGCCAAGTGTATTACGAAAATATTGAGAACATCATGAGTTTAAATGGTGTAACGCCACATATATATGGTAAACGTGAAACACGACCATTTAGAAAAATGGGACACGTTACTATTATAGATGAGGACATAAATGAAGCAAGACGAGTTGCTGAAAAAGTAAAACAAAAAATTAAAGTTATTTCTAAATAA